The following are encoded together in the Pleurocapsa sp. FMAR1 genome:
- a CDS encoding NAD(P)H-quinone oxidoreductase subunit F — protein MQIFSESIWLVPCYALVGTTLALMWSPGIIKKTGSRPAGYINLAITCVAFAHSILALQAVWQQPVQEIRFPWLTAAGLYISFDIKISAITVGALVLITGLNILAQLYAVGYMEMDWGWGRFYALMGFFEAGLCGLALCNTLFFSYVFLELLTLATYLIVGFWFAQPLVVTGARDAFWTKRVGDLLLLIGIISLWSFTGTLNYDDLAEWSKVANLSPLTANLLCLALISGPLAKCAQFPLQLWLDEAMEGPVPASMLRNSIVVATGAYVLIQLQPVLAQSAISNLVMIGVGSFTAISASLIAIAQVDFKRTLSYSVSAYMGFVFIAVAVGANHAALLLILIHAVAMTLLYMSAGSIIISNITQDITLLGGIFGRRPVSGITFLVGAASLIAIPPLGGFWALLELGDYLLDVQPILFGVLILANGLTAFNLMRVFGLVFGGKVQAMSKRCPEVLWAMILPMTILTGVALHFPFILQQFDLLPTWANLDQNVALLLIGSSLTGLSLAAFLYLRDSKNKPVELVPSFLQKLLANDLYIQDIYRLTIVSLIGVTSKVVAWCDRYIVDGIVNLVGVGTLFSGQALKYSTSGQSQFYFLSIVLGTILLGLMFALTL, from the coding sequence ATGCAGATATTTAGTGAAAGTATCTGGCTAGTACCTTGCTATGCACTAGTCGGGACGACATTAGCCTTAATGTGGTCGCCAGGAATTATAAAAAAAACTGGCTCTAGACCAGCAGGATATATTAATTTAGCTATAACCTGCGTGGCATTTGCTCACAGCATCTTGGCTTTACAAGCAGTTTGGCAGCAGCCAGTCCAAGAAATAAGATTTCCCTGGCTAACCGCAGCGGGTTTGTATATCTCCTTTGATATTAAAATCTCTGCAATTACCGTGGGGGCATTAGTTTTAATCACGGGATTAAACATTTTGGCACAGCTATATGCCGTTGGTTATATGGAGATGGACTGGGGCTGGGGGCGATTTTATGCCTTGATGGGCTTCTTTGAAGCGGGTTTATGTGGTCTAGCTTTATGCAACACTCTCTTTTTTAGCTATGTGTTTTTGGAATTGCTTACCTTAGCTACCTATTTAATTGTCGGCTTTTGGTTTGCTCAACCTCTGGTAGTTACAGGGGCGAGGGATGCCTTTTGGACAAAGCGGGTAGGAGATTTATTACTGCTGATCGGGATAATATCCCTCTGGTCTTTTACAGGTACTCTGAACTATGACGATTTGGCAGAGTGGTCAAAGGTGGCTAACTTAAGTCCATTGACGGCTAATTTACTCTGTTTGGCTTTGATTTCTGGACCTTTAGCTAAATGCGCTCAGTTTCCCTTACAGCTATGGCTAGATGAAGCGATGGAAGGACCAGTTCCCGCCTCCATGCTACGTAACTCGATTGTGGTAGCAACAGGGGCTTATGTGCTAATTCAGCTACAGCCTGTGCTGGCACAGTCGGCTATTTCCAATTTAGTAATGATCGGCGTTGGTTCATTTACAGCCATTAGCGCGTCTTTAATTGCGATCGCCCAAGTAGATTTTAAACGCACTTTGTCTTATTCGGTCAGTGCCTATATGGGCTTTGTCTTTATTGCCGTAGCAGTAGGGGCAAACCATGCAGCCTTACTCTTGATTTTGATTCATGCTGTGGCAATGACTTTGTTATATATGAGTGCAGGCTCGATCATCATCAGCAACATTACCCAAGATATTACGCTGTTGGGCGGTATATTTGGTCGTCGTCCCGTGAGTGGAATTACATTTCTAGTTGGCGCTGCTAGCTTGATTGCCATTCCTCCTTTGGGTGGTTTTTGGGCATTGCTGGAATTAGGGGATTATTTATTGGATGTGCAGCCTATTTTGTTCGGGGTGTTGATATTAGCAAACGGTTTAACTGCGTTTAATTTAATGCGGGTATTTGGCTTAGTCTTTGGGGGTAAAGTTCAAGCGATGAGCAAACGTTGTCCCGAAGTTTTGTGGGCAATGATCTTGCCGATGACTATCTTAACGGGAGTTGCCCTGCATTTTCCTTTTATCTTGCAGCAGTTTGACTTATTACCAACCTGGGCTAATTTAGATCAAAACGTAGCGTTACTTTTGATTGGTTCAAGCCTTACGGGTCTTAGCTTGGCTGCATTTTTATATCTAAGAGACAGCAAGAACAAACCTGTAGAGTTAGTTCCCTCGTTCCTGCAAAAATTACTGGCTAACGATCTTTATATTCAAGATATATATCGTTTAACAATTGTCAGTTTAATTGGGGTAACTTCTAAAGTTGTGGCGTGGTGCGATCGCTATATTGTCGATGGCATAGTCAACCTAGTGGGAGTCGGTACTTTGTTTAGCGGTCAAGCTCTTAAATACAGCACTTCTGGTCAGTCACAGTTTTATTTTCTTTCCATTGTGCTGGGAACTATCTTGCTCGGCTTAATGTTTGCTTTAACACTTTAA
- a CDS encoding carbonic anhydrase: MKDNFSTSRRKLLQYGAIAFGSTVVAKSFIDNSVLAESADDAPKATNEDITPDEALNMLMEGNKRFVTNKRKYPDQNFERIAEVAKEQFPFASILGCSDSRVPLEILFDQGFGDIFVVRNAGNIVTPEETGSLEFGSAVAGAKAILVIGHEKCGAVTAAVAGKPVPGSIGSILAAIQPAMKEGDKNDKNYLTETIKNNVFLQINNLKSSPVLAQLIKENKLKIFGGYYDLDTAQVQIIT; encoded by the coding sequence ATGAAAGACAATTTTTCAACCTCTAGAAGAAAACTATTACAATACGGAGCGATCGCTTTTGGCTCAACGGTCGTAGCCAAAAGCTTTATCGACAATTCAGTTCTTGCTGAGTCTGCCGATGACGCTCCAAAGGCTACTAACGAAGATATTACTCCAGATGAGGCTTTAAATATGCTGATGGAGGGCAATAAAAGATTTGTGACTAACAAACGTAAATATCCCGACCAAAATTTTGAACGTATAGCTGAAGTTGCCAAAGAACAATTTCCTTTTGCTTCAATTCTTGGTTGCTCTGATTCTCGTGTTCCTTTAGAAATCCTTTTTGACCAGGGATTTGGCGATATTTTTGTGGTTCGCAATGCAGGAAACATAGTAACTCCCGAAGAAACTGGCAGTTTGGAATTTGGCAGTGCTGTAGCGGGTGCTAAGGCAATTTTAGTGATTGGTCATGAAAAATGTGGTGCTGTAACAGCAGCCGTTGCAGGTAAACCAGTCCCAGGAAGTATTGGCAGTATTTTAGCAGCAATTCAACCAGCCATGAAAGAAGGAGATAAAAATGATAAAAACTATCTAACGGAAACTATTAAAAATAACGTTTTTCTGCAAATCAATAACTTAAAATCATCCCCTGTACTCGCACAATTAATTAAGGAAAACAAATTAAAAATTTTCGGTGGTTATTACGATTTAGATACAGCCCAAGTGCAAATAATCACTTAA
- a CDS encoding NADH-quinone oxidoreductase subunit M — MLSFLVWLPIAGALLVACLPNKNPQLTRTTSLVISLVAFLLSLSLIFRYDFQIQGIQSTEFLHWIEVLGLNYNLGIDGLSLPLVVLNNLLICLAIYSSDLALKDEKSFARPQLFYSLILILAGCINGALTAQNLLLFFLFYEIKLIPTYLLINIWGGKNRGYAGTKYLLYTALSGIFILAGFLGIAFLTDSSFDYEMVQTQILPYGKQLILLITLIVGFAIKIPLVPLHTWLPDAYTESPTPVSMILAGILSKLGTYGLIRFGLGLFPQLWNDVAFWLAAIATVSALYASFVAISQTDIKKMVAYSSIAHIAFVVLATAAGTSIAISGAICQMFAHGLIVALLFYLVGVVENKTGDRDLSVLNGLMNPQRGLPVIGGLMILSVMASAGIPGMVGFIGEYISFQGSFTVFPIFTILCLIATGLTSVYFVILLNKAFFGKIDCRQTTTVYPKVRLAERLPAFILAFLIVILGIQPAWLTNLTEFSVIASHPINTTIVAVNNEQ; from the coding sequence ATGCTTAGTTTTCTAGTTTGGCTACCTATAGCAGGTGCGTTGCTCGTTGCTTGTTTACCCAACAAAAATCCACAATTAACACGGACAACGAGTTTAGTAATTAGTCTTGTGGCATTTTTGCTTTCCTTGTCATTAATCTTTCGCTATGACTTCCAAATTCAAGGTATACAATCAACCGAATTCTTACATTGGATTGAGGTTTTAGGACTTAATTACAATCTGGGCATTGATGGCTTATCTCTACCCTTAGTTGTCCTCAACAACTTATTAATTTGTCTAGCTATTTATAGTAGTGATTTAGCTCTAAAAGATGAAAAAAGTTTTGCTAGACCCCAGCTTTTTTACAGTCTAATCCTAATTTTAGCAGGCTGTATTAATGGGGCATTAACAGCACAAAACCTACTATTGTTTTTTCTTTTCTACGAAATCAAGCTAATTCCCACCTATCTCTTAATTAATATTTGGGGAGGAAAAAATCGTGGTTATGCAGGTACAAAGTATCTGCTTTATACGGCATTGTCTGGTATTTTTATTCTGGCGGGATTCTTAGGAATTGCCTTTTTGACCGACAGCAGCTTTGACTATGAGATGGTTCAAACCCAGATATTACCCTATGGCAAACAGTTAATTCTTTTAATCACTTTAATTGTCGGTTTTGCCATCAAAATTCCTCTTGTTCCTCTACATACTTGGTTGCCCGATGCTTATACAGAATCCCCAACGCCAGTGTCGATGATTTTAGCGGGGATACTTTCTAAACTAGGGACTTATGGCTTAATCCGCTTTGGCTTGGGGTTATTTCCTCAACTATGGAATGATGTTGCTTTTTGGCTAGCTGCGATCGCAACTGTTAGTGCTTTATATGCTTCGTTTGTAGCTATTTCTCAAACTGACATTAAGAAAATGGTGGCGTATAGTTCCATTGCCCATATCGCCTTTGTAGTTTTAGCAACGGCAGCCGGAACATCTATTGCGATATCAGGGGCAATTTGCCAGATGTTTGCCCACGGTTTAATTGTGGCACTCTTATTTTACTTAGTCGGGGTTGTAGAAAACAAAACTGGCGATCGCGATCTCAGCGTTCTTAATGGGTTGATGAATCCGCAACGAGGTCTACCCGTCATTGGTGGCTTGATGATTCTTTCCGTCATGGCAAGTGCGGGTATTCCTGGTATGGTCGGTTTTATCGGCGAATATATTTCTTTTCAGGGAAGCTTTACCGTATTTCCAATTTTCACGATACTTTGCTTGATTGCGACTGGTCTAACTTCAGTTTACTTTGTCATTCTGCTTAATAAAGCATTTTTTGGCAAAATTGACTGTCGCCAAACGACCACTGTATATCCTAAAGTCAGATTAGCCGAACGTTTGCCCGCATTTATTTTGGCTTTCTTAATTGTCATCTTGGGAATACAGCCAGCCTGGCTAACGAACCTCACCGAATTTAGCGTTATCGCTAGCCATCCAATCAATACAACTATTGTGGCAGTGAACAATGAACAATGA